The genomic interval AACAGCTTGAAATGTATGAAAATAATACCCGCCGTGTGGATAATAGAATAGTAAGTATATCGCAGCCACATATTCGTCCGATAAAAAGAGGCAAGGATGCTGCCAAGACTGAATTTGGTGCAAAGTTAACAATATCAATGACAGAAGGGTTTAGTAGGATTGAAATTTGTGATTGGAACAGTTATAATGAAGGAGTCTTGTTTATCTCAATATTAGAAAACTATAAAAATACAAATGGACACTATCCATCTATTGTTCATGTAGATAAAATATTTAGGAATAAAGAAAATCGAGATTTTTGTAAAGAACATGGAATTAAAATGGCAGGTAAACCACTTGGCCGCCCCTTAAAAGGAGTGGATTACGAAAAGGAGAATGCTTCAATTAGAAATTCAGTTGAAGGTAAGTTTGGAGAGGGAAAGAGAAAATACGGGATGGATAGGATTATGGCTAAATTATCTAAAACAGGAAAAACAGTTATAGCCTTAATAGTCCTGGTAATGAATTTGGAAAAGAAGCTAAGGCTTCTTTTTTATCGTTTTTTTATGTATTATAGAGATAAAACAAACAAAGCTATTCAGCATTTCGATTATACCGAAAGCCTAATACTCTATAAAAGTAATATATTATTAATTTAATAAACTTTTCTAAAAAAAGATAACGTTTGGAATAATACAACAAAGGAACTTTTTCAGGAACCCCTACATAGTAGAAACCCTTGCCATTAATGATAGGCTTGAGAAAAGCGATGAGAAGCAGACGACTAGCCTAGTTACGTTTTAGTGGACACATACTACGCAGCCATTTCCTCATATTCTGTGGGAGTTTTATATCCTAAAAAAGAATGCGTTCTTTGTCGATTATAAAATATTTCAATATAATCAAAAAACTCTTTTTTTGCATCTTCCAGATCGTAAAACACATTTACTTCCATTTCTCTTTTTAAGGTACTGAAGTATGATTCAGCCACTGCATTATCCCAGCAGTTTCCTTTTCTACTATTACTTCTTATTATTTTATTTTCAATTAACTTGATTCTTGTCTTTCGCGAGCAATAATTAGATCCACGATCCGTATGGAAAATAAGCCCACGTCCTGGTCGACGAGACCGTATTGCCTTATCAAGAGTTGTTGTTATCAGTTCCGAATCATTCTTCTCTGATAGACTCCAACCCACTACCTTTCTCGAATACAAATCTATGATCACACAGAGATATAACCAACTTTCCTTTTGCTTTATATACGTTACATCCGATACCCAAATCTTATTCTTCTCTTTAGGGGAAAAGTTCCTCTTAACAAGGTCTCTTGCTATACGTTCGTTATGCTTTGAATCAGTCGTTGAAATCTTAAACTTTTTCTCCTGTTTGCCCTTTATCGCCAGTAATTCCATCATCCTACGCACCCTGCGAGCACCATAAGATTTGTCCACTTTCTTTACCGCATCAAGTAAACGAATAAGCCCATAGGTCTTTTTACTCTTCTTCCAGGTATTCTTCAAATGCTCTATGATTTCAGGACAATATTTTGATAACTCGTCCTTACAACGATTTCGATATTTGTAATATCCTGATTTAGATACATCTAATATTCTTGCCATACTCATAATTGGAAATGTTTCATTACTCGCTTCCATAAATGTGTATCTATCTACTGTTCTCTTGAGAGCATGGCTGCAAACTTTTTTAAAATTGCATTCTCCTCCTTTAACTTCATATTTTCCTTGCGAAGATTTCTTAATTCCTCATGTTCCTTTACTTGCTTATCTGTCAACGGCATTCCACTTTCCTGTTTTTGTAGGTATTCCTTTCTCCAGCTCTGTAGAGTATGATAATTTATACCCAGTGATTCCGCTACTTCTTTTATTGTAAATGAACCACTCAATGTCCTTTTTACCGCCTGTTCCTTGAACTCTTCAGAGTATTTTCCTTTCTTTTTCATCGTTTTATTACCTCGTTTTTTGTTAAAAAAGGTGTCTACTATACCGTAACTAGCTCAGACCCTGTCTTTCATAAAACGTTTCATCTTTATTGGAATAGTTTTCTTTGATAAACTCCTGAAACTTGAGAAGGACTTTCCCCATGTTCAAATGACCCCTCGAATCGAGATAATTGTCTCGGAAAGTATAAAAAGCGGAAGGCTTCTTCTCGGAAGTTTCTAAGCCGGAAACAAAATGATTATATAAAAGAATTGTAAATATTCTATTATGAATGAGTACCTGCGAATCCTCCCCTGACAGACTGTGTGAAAAGTGAGCAAAAAAAAACCTGTAGATATTGACGAACTCGGTTCTTACTAAAAAAACTAAAAACCAATCATTCCAAATTGGTTTTTAGTAAATAAATTTACTATAAGTCATAAAAGAGAGAAAATTCATTGCTATCCATCAAATAAAAATCTATTATTCCTACTATTTTGCATTTACAGCATCTATAAAAGCCCTTATTCCCAGAATATTTATGACTCTTTTAAAATTATAAGCAAAACATATGAAACTAAATTCGGCCTGAACGCTTCTAATTCCTTTTTGTATAAAGTAAGTGAACCCCAAATTTCTCTTTATAGTGCCAAATGGGTGTTCCACAATCTCCTTACGTTTACGAATTAGCTTTTTATTTTCCTCGTTCCCCATCTCTTTTTTAAAATCATCCATTGTCTCTCGGTTTATCGAGACCCGAATAGTTCGTCCAGTTTTACTATTGGTACATTTTGCTCTATGAAAACAATCTTTACATTCCTTACATTTATACTCATTTACATAAATCCCGTATGACGTCTGTCTTGGATTTTCATTTTGTCTATTTAATTCTTTTCCTGCCGGACATACGTATATATCCCGCTCTTTATCATAAACAAAATCCTGGATTTCATATCCTTTTGCAGGAAGTTTATCAGGATTACTTTTACATTCACGCTTATTATTACTATCCAGTGCAGATTTGGTATCTGGTACTATAATATTTATCCCCGATTTATCTTTATTATTCATTATTTCTTTTTCACTAAAATATCCGGAATCCATTACTGCATTTGTCTCATTTTCTATTTTAAGTTCTTCTTTTATCGACTGGACTTTTTCAATCATAGGAGTCATTTGTTCCAGGTCATTTGACTTTTGCGATACATCATTTGCAATAATCAACTTATTTGTATTATCCACTGCAGTTTGGGCATTATATCCAGGACGAATTTTTCCTTTGTCACTTTGAAATCTTGAATCTGTGTCGTTAGCAAAATAGACCTGTAGTTCCGGGTCGTTTTCAA from Leptospiraceae bacterium carries:
- a CDS encoding IS3 family transposase (programmed frameshift) gives rise to the protein MKKKGKYSEEFKEQAVKRTLSGSFTIKEVAESLGINYHTLQSWRKEYLQKQESGMPLTDKQVKEHEELRNLRKENMKLKEENAIFKKVCSHALKRTVDRYTFMEASNETFPIMSMARILDVSKSGYYKYRNRCKDELSKYCPEIIEHLKNTWKKSKKTYGLIRLLDAVKKVDKSYGARRVRRMMELLAIKGKQEKKFKISTTDSKHNERIARDLVKRNFSPKEKNKIWVSDVTYIKQKESWLYLCVIIDLYSRKVVGWSLSEKNDSELITTTLDKAIRSRRPGRGLIFHTDRGSNYCSRKTRIKLIENKIIRSNSRKGNCWDNAVAESYFSTLKREMEVNVFYDLEDAKKEFFDYIEIFYNRQRTHSFLGYKTPTEYEEMAA
- a CDS encoding IS1182 family transposase, which gives rise to MNYIQGTSREQIVLYSECLDNVIKEDSPVRVIDAYVDNLDLKKLGFKIPKLETGKPPYNPHDLLKIYLYGYIERIRSSRKLEKECNRNQELRWLTKNLAPDFKTIADFRKNNKDGIKNIFKEFLFFCKKMNLLTLSIVGIDGTKLRAQNGQNNVFKRERIENIEQNIKSKIQEYLEELELNDISEANELNLKDGDEARDVLNKLKRLTKYNDKVKGIRELFENDPELQVYFANDTDSRFQSDKGKIRPGYNAQTAVDNTNKLIIANDVSQKSNDLEQMTPMIEKVQSIKEELKIENETNAVMDSGYFSEKEIMNNKDKSGINIIVPDTKSALDSNNKRECKSNPDKLPAKGYEIQDFVYDKERDIYVCPAGKELNRQNENPRQTSYGIYVNEYKCKECKDCFHRAKCTNSKTGRTIRVSINRETMDDFKKEMGNEENKKLIRKRKEIVEHPFGTIKRNLGFTYFIQKGIRSVQAEFSFICFAYNFKRVINILGIRAFIDAVNAK